The following are encoded together in the Vigna angularis cultivar LongXiaoDou No.4 chromosome 9, ASM1680809v1, whole genome shotgun sequence genome:
- the LOC108346334 gene encoding pentatricopeptide repeat-containing protein At3g54980, mitochondrial — protein sequence MRKRFLSIVCSSPPGNFSPLSQFFSSLTDSDHFPEKIVSTSNFPEKTPLEAQSPEPRRIPSQNEVLDTLLLHKADPRSALVFFKKVERQRGFLKTVDVLCLLLHILCSSPDTHGDAKYLLNNYVFGDSAPSPKVLVEHLVECAGRYGFELSDSRVFNYLLNGYVRANKITDAVECFRTMLEHGVLPWVPVVNILLTVMVRRNMADNVHQVYDEMVDRELYGDCYTLHILMRACLKGQMFSNAWKYFENGIGRGLKLDAAAYSIVIQAVCRVPDLNLACKLLKEMKELGWVPSVGTYVAVIGACVRRGNIVEALRLKDEMVSNGVPMNVVVATSLIRGHCMQGDVNSALRMFDEVVEAGVAPNVAIFSVLIDWCSKIGNVEKADELYTKMKLVGLQPTVFIVSFLLKGFLKRNLLENAYTLLDEAVENGIASVVTYNIILLWLCELGKVNEACNLWDKMIGKGITPSLVSYNHMILGHCKAGCMDDAYNVMNDIIKSGLKPNVITYTILMEGFFKRGDCDHAFDVFDQMVAADIVPTGYTINTIMNGLCKVGRMSEAKDKLNTFIKQGFIPTSMTYNCIINGFVKEGAIDSAESAYREMCESGISPNVITCTSLINGFFRSNRIDLALKMYDDMKNKDLELDITAYSALIDGFCKMKDMENASKIFSELLEVGLTPNTIVYNSMISGFRNLNNMEAALNLHKEMINSKIPCDLKIYTSLIDGLLKEGKLSFALDLYSQMLSMGIVPDIFMYTVLINGLCNQRQLEKAGKILKEMDGNSITPTVLLYNTLIAVHFKEGNLQEAFRLHDEMLDKGLVPDDITYNILVNGKLKRSYAPVGV from the coding sequence ATGCGAAAGAGGTTTCTGAGCATCGTTTGCTCAAGCCCTCCAGGGAACTTTAGCCCATTATCCCAGTTCTTCTCAAGTCTCACGGACTCTGACCATTTTCCCGAGAAAATCGTTTCAACCTCCAATTTTCCCGAGAAGACCCCCCTGGAAGCCCAATCTCCTGAACCTCGTAGGATTCCGTCGCAAAATGAAGTCTTGGACACCCTCTTGCTCCACAAAGCGGACCCCAGATCGGCGTTGGTGTTCTTCAAAAAAGTAGAGAGGCAACGAGGGTTTTTAAAAACCGTTGATGTTTTGTGCTTGTTGCTTCATATTCTCTGTTCGAGCCCCGACACTCACGGAGATGCCAAGTATTTGCTCAATAACTATGTGTTTGGAGATTCAGCCCCTAGTCCGAAGGTGCTAGTGGAACACTTGGTGGAGTGTGCGGGAAGGTACGGTTTTGAATTATCCGATTCAAGGGTTTTCAATTATCTCTTGAATGGTTATGTTAGAGCTAATAAGATCACCGACGCTGTTGAGTGCTTTAGAACCATGTTAGAGCACGGCGTGCTTCCTTGGGTTCCAGTTGTGAACATACTTTTGACTGTCATGGTTAGGAGAAACATGGCTGACAATGTGCACCAAGTGTATGATGAAATGGTTGACAGAGAACTTTATGGCGATTGCTATACCCTGCATATTTTAATGCGTGCGTGTTTGAAGGGACAGATGTTTTCGAATGCTTGGAAGTATTTCGAAAATGGGATTGGTAGAGGATTGAAGCTTGACGCGGCTGCCTATAGTATTGTTATTCAGGCTGTTTGTAGGGTCCCGGACTTGAATTTGGCGTGTAAGCTGTTGAAGGAGATGAAGGAGTTGGGATGGGTGCCATCTGTGGGTACTTATGTGGCTGTGATCGGTGCTTGTGTCAGGCGGGGGAATATTGTAGAGGCCTTGAGGCTCAAGGATGAAATGGTGAGTAACGGTGTGCCTATGAATGTAGTTGTTGCGACGAGCTTGATTAGAGGGCATTGTATGCAAGGGGATGTGAATAGTGCATTGCGGATGTTTGATGAAGTTGTTGAGGCTGGTGTTGCTCCCAATGTGGCTATTTTTTCGGTTTTGATAGATTGGTGTTCTAAGATTGGGAATGTGGAGAAGGCCGATGAACTTTACACCAAAATGAAACTCGTGGGCCTCCAACCCACTGTCTTTATTGTAAGTTTTCTGTTGAAAGGATTTCTGAAAAGGAACTTGCTAGAAAATGCATATACATTGCTTGATGAGGCAGTTGAAAATGGAATTGCTAGTGTTGTTacatataacattattttattgtgGCTCTGTGAATTGGGCAAGGTTAATGAGGCTTGCAATTTGTGGGACAAAATGATTGGTAAGGGTATTACGCCTTCACTAGTTTCTTACAACCACATGATCCTTGGTCACTGCAAAGCAGGCTGCATGGATGACGCATATAATGTGAtgaatgatattattaaatctGGCTTAAAACCGAATGTCATCACTTACACAATTTTGATGGAAGGATTTTTTAAAAGGGGTGATTGTGATCATGCTTTTGATGTGTTTGATCAAATGGTGGCTGCAGATATTGTGCCTACTGGCTACACAATCAACACAATTATGAATGGCTTGTGTAAAGTTGGCCGAATGTCTGAGGCAAAGGATAAGTTGAACACTTTTATCAAGCAGGGTTTTATTCCCACATCTATGACCTATAATTGCATCATAAATGGATTTGTCAAGGAAGGTGCAATTGATTCTGCAGAGTCTGCCTATAGGGAGATGTGTGAAAGTGGAATTTCACCTAATGTCATCACTTGTACTAGTTTGATTAATGGATTTTTCAGAAGTAACAGGATTGATCTTGCTTTGAAAATGTATGATGATATGAAAAACAAGGATTTGGAATTGGATATTACTGCATATAGTGCTCTCATTGATGGTTTCTGCAAAATGAAGGACATGGAAAATGCAAGCAAAATCTTCTCTGAACTTTTGGAGGTTGGTTTGACTCCAAATACAATTGTTTATAACAGCATGATTAGTGGCTTCAGAAATTTGAATAATATGGAAGCAGCACTTAACCTGCACAAGGAAATGATAAATAGTAAGATTCCATGTGATTTGAAAATATACACCTCACTGATTGATGGACTTCTAAAAGAGGGTAAATTAAGTTTTGCGTTAGATCTTTACTCACAAATGCTTTCCATGGGTATTGTCCCTGATATCTTCATGTACACTGTTCTGATAAATGGACTCTGTAACCAGAGACAACTAGAGAAAGCGGGCAAGATTCTGAAGGAAATGGATGGGAATAGTATAACTCCTACTGTTCTTCTTTATAACACTTTAATTGCTGTACATTTTAAGGAGGGCAATCTACAAGAGGCTTTTAGGCTGCATGATGAGATGCTAGATAAAGGTCTTGTGCCTGATGACATTACGTATAATATTCTTGTAAATGGAAAGTTAAAGAGATCATATGCCCCGGTTGGAGTTTAA